Within Runella rosea, the genomic segment GTGTACACTAACTTCGGTCGCTTCATGGCGTTTTCAATCAGCTGAATATGAATATCCAGAATCCCGACGGCAGAAGGAATGTCAATTTTTTCGGGGTCGTCACTGGGCATGTGGTAGTCGTCGTGGCCGCCCGTGTGGAAGAACAGCACGGGCACTTTTTTGGCATAAAAAGACGCGTGGTCGGCCCCGCCGCTCCCTGAACGGTCGGTAAAGAATTTAACGCTTCCTTTCACTTCTTTAAATACTTCTGGCCACGCGTCGCTTGTGCCGTAACCGCCGATACCCACGCCCCGGTCAGCGTTGTAGCGGCCAATCATGTCCATGTTGCTCATGAAATGGATTTTATCCAAAGGTAAGGTTGGATTATTCACAAAATACCGTGACCCCACCAAGCCCAGTTCTTCGGCCCCAAAGGCAATAAACAGAAAGTTGTAGGGTTCTTTGACGTCGTTTTGGGCGTAATAACGGGCCAATTCCAACAGCCCCGCCACGCCCGAGGCGTTGTCGTCGGCACCGTTGTGGATTTTCCCCTGCGGCGCTTTATCCCGCGAGCTGCCCTGCGTTCCCGTGCCCAAGTGGTCGTAATGCGCACCAATGACGATGGTATAAGGAGCACCATTGTCCAAAAAACCGATGACATTATTAGCAGGTCGAATGCTGTCGGGCACAACTATACGCCTAACTTTGGCCGTAAAAGGCTGACGGTAGCCGTCTGTGCCCAAGGGGGTTAAATCTAGTTTTTTGAATTGTTTGATGATGTACTTGGCCGCTTTGGCGTTTTCTTTGCTGCCCGTTCCGCGCCCCTTCATTTTATCGGAAGCTAAATAATTGATATGCTTGGCTACACGGTTGGCATCGATTCGGGGTGCTTGCCCGAAAAGGAGAACTGAAGCAAAAAATAAGGGTAAAAAGAGTGTGTGTTTCATGAAGTAAATGGGTAAATAACGGCCGCAAAGATAAAGTGAACTCCGCACTATCAAAGCAACTCTTTTCATTTTAAGACCCATCAAACACACAAATAGCCGGCAACGGGCCGGCTATTCATAAGCTAATTTTTTCTGTATACTATCGTCGCTTGACGAGTCCTACCACAAAAAGTAAGACCAATGCCCCAATAACGGCGGTTAGAATAACACCAACTAAGCCCGCTCCGAGCGAAACTCCCAATTGGGCAAAAAGCCAATTTCCGACAAACGCACCGAGAATACCCACAAGGATATTGCCGAACAAACCGTAGCCGAAACCACGTTTGATTTCACCAGCTATCCAGCCAGCGATGGCACCCACAATCAATACATAAATCAAGTTATTCATTAGAAAAGCGTTTGAGTGTAGACAACATCAATGCCTTTTGATTGATGAGCAACCACAAGCAACAAAATAAAATCGGCATTTGCGCTATTCCTTGAAAAAATACATAACTAACATGGTAGCGGTGGTATCGCCAATGTTGGTCGGTTTGTGCGGTAGGTTGGCATCAAAGAAGATGGAATCTCCCGCTTGCAGGGTGTATTTTTGGTCGCCAACGGTATATTCTACGTACCCGCTGATGATGTATTTGTATTCAAATGCGTTGGTTTTAACCATAAACGAACGTGTAGCTTTGGGGGCCAATTCCAACAAAACGATGTCGGTGGGCAAGCTCTGAATGGTGCGGGTCATTACCCGTTTATAAACAAAACCCTTCGATTGTTCTTTCTCAAATTTTTGATAATCTTCGTTGCGTTTCACCACCACTTTGCTTTCGGAAGCCTGCTCTACGTCGGCAAAAAAATCGTTCAAATCTACGCCCAACGAACGAATCAAATTGATAAGCACCAATAACGAAGGGATGGTCCGGTTGTTTTCGATTTGAGAAATCAGGCCCTTGCTTACCTGCGCACGGTCGGCGAGCTGCTGAATGGTAATCCCTTTTGACTTGCGATAGTCTTTAAGTTTGCTGCTAATTTGAATAATTACTTCGTTGGCCATACGAGTGAATATAAAGTTGAATGTTAGATACGTTTAGCAAGAGATTGTATTCCAGCGCCCAAATCTCCGTGTTTTTTCGGTGATACAAGCCGTTTCACCTACGGATTCTACTTTATCACCTCAAAAATTTCGCGCCAATGGGTTTGTTTTTTACCTTTCTACCCAAATTATCCCTGCCAATGAACAGAACTTATTGGACCATCGCGATTCATCTTTTATGCGGTGTATCGTTTTTGGCCTTGCCCTATATTTTTGCGCCAAAAGGCTTTGCTCAAATGGCCGAAATCGCGCACAATCCCCACGAACAGACCAATCTGCTGGCTTATCTATTCATGTTGGGGTTCTTTTACCTGAATTATTACGTCCTGATTCCTAAGCTATATTTTGCCAAAAAGTACGTTTTTTATGCAGGAAGTACGCTTTTGTGCTTTGGGGTCGTGGTATTGATGCTTGTGTTGGTAGACCGCCAAG encodes:
- a CDS encoding M20/M25/M40 family metallo-hydrolase — its product is MKHTLFLPLFFASVLLFGQAPRIDANRVAKHINYLASDKMKGRGTGSKENAKAAKYIIKQFKKLDLTPLGTDGYRQPFTAKVRRIVVPDSIRPANNVIGFLDNGAPYTIVIGAHYDHLGTGTQGSSRDKAPQGKIHNGADDNASGVAGLLELARYYAQNDVKEPYNFLFIAFGAEELGLVGSRYFVNNPTLPLDKIHFMSNMDMIGRYNADRGVGIGGYGTSDAWPEVFKEVKGSVKFFTDRSGSGGADHASFYAKKVPVLFFHTGGHDDYHMPSDDPEKIDIPSAVGILDIHIQLIENAMKRPKLVYTEVK
- a CDS encoding GlsB/YeaQ/YmgE family stress response membrane protein, which gives rise to MNNLIYVLIVGAIAGWIAGEIKRGFGYGLFGNILVGILGAFVGNWLFAQLGVSLGAGLVGVILTAVIGALVLLFVVGLVKRR
- a CDS encoding helix-turn-helix domain-containing protein, producing MANEVIIQISSKLKDYRKSKGITIQQLADRAQVSKGLISQIENNRTIPSLLVLINLIRSLGVDLNDFFADVEQASESKVVVKRNEDYQKFEKEQSKGFVYKRVMTRTIQSLPTDIVLLELAPKATRSFMVKTNAFEYKYIISGYVEYTVGDQKYTLQAGDSIFFDANLPHKPTNIGDTTATMLVMYFFKE